From Massilia sp. WG5, a single genomic window includes:
- a CDS encoding cupin domain-containing protein yields MSDHSKPVTEDIVPPELRQSYKANGLVPLWESVPGSVFGKQIEEAQIWRWSTMLPIIQETAKIRAAHVLDRRVLLMTNLKRLHVWDEAGTGTLMFDFQCVMPGERATAHRHPMNALRFVVQCTGGVKSIVDGKDCAMEPGDLILTPGWCWHEHTNEGKDPIIWLDVLDVMLHHFLGTTGFQPGPARDLPAQLSDSAFAHAGIVPKLQGSDHASRGYSPIFRYPWVEAVEALAASPATPDGSREVRYTNPLTGGPAMDLIDASLLQLEPGKATRKYKSSAAAMCIVVEGHGVSQIGDKSIEWSPHDVFTMPANLWASHQAEGGTARIFQVSSREVYRRLGLFTEAFGE; encoded by the coding sequence ATGAGCGATCACTCCAAACCCGTGACTGAAGACATCGTCCCGCCTGAACTCCGTCAGTCGTATAAGGCCAACGGCCTGGTGCCGCTATGGGAGAGCGTTCCGGGGAGCGTCTTTGGGAAGCAGATCGAAGAGGCGCAGATCTGGCGCTGGTCAACCATGCTGCCAATCATCCAGGAAACGGCCAAGATAAGGGCCGCACACGTCCTAGACCGTCGTGTCTTGCTGATGACAAATCTGAAGCGGCTCCACGTGTGGGACGAGGCCGGCACGGGAACGCTGATGTTCGATTTCCAGTGCGTGATGCCGGGTGAGCGTGCCACTGCCCATCGGCATCCGATGAATGCCTTGCGCTTTGTCGTGCAATGCACCGGGGGAGTCAAATCAATTGTCGATGGCAAGGACTGCGCCATGGAGCCGGGAGATCTCATCCTCACGCCAGGCTGGTGCTGGCACGAACACACCAACGAAGGCAAAGATCCCATCATCTGGCTCGATGTGCTCGATGTGATGCTGCATCACTTCCTGGGTACGACTGGATTTCAGCCTGGCCCGGCACGGGATCTGCCCGCCCAGTTGTCAGACTCCGCATTCGCGCATGCCGGCATCGTACCCAAGCTGCAAGGCAGCGATCACGCCAGCCGTGGCTATTCGCCGATCTTCCGCTATCCGTGGGTCGAGGCGGTGGAGGCGCTCGCGGCCTCGCCTGCGACCCCGGATGGTTCGCGTGAGGTGCGCTACACGAACCCGCTGACCGGCGGGCCAGCGATGGACCTGATCGACGCCAGCTTGCTTCAGTTGGAACCAGGCAAGGCGACCCGCAAGTACAAGAGTTCCGCTGCAGCGATGTGCATCGTGGTCGAAGGTCATGGTGTCAGTCAGATCGGCGACAAGAGCATCGAATGGTCGCCGCATGACGTGTTCACCATGCCGGCCAACCTGTGGGCGAGCCATCAAGCCGAGGGAGGCACGGCACGCATTTTCCAGGTGTCTAGCCGCGAGGTATACCGTCGCCTGGGCCTTTTCACAGAAGCATTCGGAGAGTGA
- a CDS encoding 2Fe-2S iron-sulfur cluster-binding protein, with amino-acid sequence MRSQSTTRTSPQNFQVRIGLGDTPAFQCGSDETLLAAALRAGLGFPYECQSGSCSSCRFQLLEGEVRDVWSTAPGLTAEERDQGIRLGCQSTPGSDCRIKLRLKLDYVPPVMPTRQQAQLVDVVPLTEDMAEFRFRTEAPAEFLPGQFALLRLQGVVGTRAYSMSNLSNDGGKWHFIVKRKHGGRGTSVLFDVLKRGDDIELEGPYGRAYLRTDTGRDIVCIGGGSGLSPMLSILRGAVGNPAMAERRLLMFYGGRTPQDHCVPDIFAGDSELKRRVALWSAISDVNAETAKWEGERGFIHEVLEKQLGPNPGQYDYYFCGPPPMTDAVHKLLLLKWGVPSAQLHFDRFI; translated from the coding sequence ATGCGATCCCAGTCAACGACGCGGACGAGTCCGCAGAATTTTCAGGTCCGAATTGGCCTTGGTGACACGCCTGCCTTTCAGTGCGGCAGCGATGAAACGCTGCTCGCTGCGGCGCTGAGGGCTGGACTGGGATTTCCCTACGAATGCCAATCCGGATCGTGCAGCAGTTGCCGCTTTCAGTTGCTTGAGGGGGAGGTCAGGGATGTGTGGTCGACGGCGCCCGGTTTGACTGCCGAAGAGCGCGACCAGGGCATTCGCCTGGGCTGCCAGAGCACGCCAGGCAGCGACTGCCGCATCAAGCTGCGCTTGAAGCTGGATTATGTCCCACCGGTGATGCCGACGCGTCAGCAAGCGCAGCTGGTCGATGTGGTGCCGCTCACCGAGGACATGGCTGAGTTCCGGTTTCGCACGGAGGCGCCTGCCGAGTTCCTGCCGGGACAGTTTGCGCTGCTTCGCTTGCAGGGCGTAGTTGGCACCAGGGCGTATTCGATGAGCAACCTGTCAAATGACGGGGGCAAATGGCATTTCATTGTCAAGCGGAAGCACGGCGGTCGCGGAACCTCGGTTCTGTTCGATGTGCTCAAGCGCGGTGATGATATTGAGCTGGAAGGGCCTTACGGGCGGGCCTATCTGCGCACCGATACCGGTCGGGACATCGTTTGCATCGGCGGCGGGTCCGGCCTCTCGCCGATGTTGTCGATCCTGCGCGGCGCGGTGGGCAATCCTGCAATGGCCGAACGGCGCCTGTTGATGTTCTATGGTGGACGAACACCGCAGGACCATTGCGTGCCAGACATTTTTGCCGGTGATTCCGAGCTCAAGCGACGTGTTGCCTTATGGAGCGCCATCTCCGATGTGAACGCTGAGACTGCAAAGTGGGAGGGTGAGCGTGGCTTTATCCATGAGGTGCTAGAGAAGCAACTTGGTCCGAACCCGGGTCAGTACGACTATTATTTCTGCGGCCCCCCACCGATGACGGATGCGGTCCACAAGCTGTTGTTACTCAAATGGGGCGTGCCATCGGCACAGCTTCATTTCGATCGCTTTATTTGA
- the gstA gene encoding glutathione transferase GstA — MIKKLYGAPGACSLAAHIALHEAGLTFDYVRVDLRTRQAEDGRNLDELNSKGYVPVLELEDRQMLTEVPVLLRYIAELAPEKGLAPPAGTLSSYRMQEWLSFTNSELHKGFGPLFMPDAGEEAKTQSRARVLQRLTWVDAQLAGRPHLVGEQFTVADVYLFVVASWTRFVGIDISEMTRLGPYLARIARRPAVVAAMGAEGLM, encoded by the coding sequence TTGATCAAGAAACTCTACGGTGCGCCTGGCGCCTGTTCACTGGCGGCACATATCGCGTTGCATGAGGCGGGTTTAACTTTCGATTACGTCCGGGTCGACCTTCGAACCCGCCAGGCGGAAGACGGCCGCAACCTGGATGAGCTGAACAGCAAGGGCTACGTGCCAGTACTCGAGCTGGAGGACCGGCAGATGCTGACCGAAGTGCCGGTTCTGCTGCGATACATCGCCGAGCTCGCGCCCGAGAAAGGGCTTGCACCGCCAGCAGGCACGCTGTCGAGTTATCGCATGCAGGAATGGCTCTCCTTTACTAATAGCGAACTGCATAAGGGATTCGGCCCGCTGTTCATGCCGGACGCTGGCGAAGAAGCGAAGACGCAAAGTCGGGCGAGGGTGCTGCAGCGGCTGACCTGGGTCGATGCGCAACTTGCTGGGCGGCCCCATCTTGTTGGCGAGCAGTTCACGGTTGCTGATGTCTATCTGTTCGTCGTTGCTTCCTGGACGAGGTTTGTAGGCATCGATATCTCGGAAATGACACGACTGGGCCCTTACCTCGCGCGTATCGCAAGGCGGCCGGCCGTGGTAGCAGCCATGGGTGCCGAAGGGTTGATGTGA
- a CDS encoding non-heme iron oxygenase ferredoxin subunit has protein sequence MTQSNAVAGEMQTLVPLCPADSLAPGQMRACHVANVTPLAIFNLDGEFLVTSNICTHEVALLTDGYFEGDIVECAMHGGSFDVRTGEAKRLPCRERLETFAVVVKDGQVFVKI, from the coding sequence ATGACTCAGAGCAACGCCGTCGCCGGTGAGATGCAGACATTGGTACCGCTTTGCCCAGCAGATTCGTTGGCGCCGGGGCAGATGAGGGCGTGCCACGTTGCCAACGTGACGCCGCTGGCGATATTCAACCTTGATGGCGAATTCCTGGTGACCAGCAATATTTGTACGCACGAGGTCGCGCTACTGACCGACGGCTACTTCGAGGGTGACATCGTCGAGTGCGCGATGCATGGCGGCAGCTTCGATGTGCGTACTGGTGAGGCGAAACGCTTGCCATGTAGAGAGCGGCTGGAGACTTTTGCCGTGGTCGTGAAAGATGGCCAGGTGTTTGTAAAAATCTGA
- a CDS encoding TetR/AcrR family transcriptional regulator — MKPRNSLTRKALVTTAVRMISEGRMDNATIDDIVDEADVAKASFYKHFLNRDALKAHADDAVRAELFEIINVISDGVEDPATYLTLGMLAVFRFGLENKLSARVLLHMPSDVVNPARADNAPILAMFERGIEKGIFKLSNMDTGLVLLMGLTDLGLARLLDVQKEYLQLRGVMHGLCMALLRGLGVDNRRAERIVLDAMIKVIDSPALISTIQNRNRNAL, encoded by the coding sequence ATGAAGCCACGCAACTCCCTGACTCGCAAGGCATTAGTGACAACTGCCGTTCGAATGATTTCTGAAGGCCGCATGGATAATGCGACGATCGACGACATCGTGGACGAAGCCGACGTTGCCAAGGCAAGTTTCTACAAGCATTTCCTGAATCGCGATGCGCTCAAGGCGCATGCGGATGATGCAGTCCGGGCCGAGTTGTTTGAGATTATCAATGTAATCAGCGACGGGGTCGAAGATCCCGCAACCTACCTCACGCTGGGCATGCTGGCCGTGTTTCGTTTCGGGCTGGAGAACAAGCTCAGTGCACGCGTGCTGTTGCACATGCCGTCCGATGTGGTTAATCCCGCGCGGGCAGACAACGCCCCTATCCTGGCCATGTTTGAGCGAGGGATTGAAAAGGGAATTTTCAAGCTCTCGAACATGGACACCGGCCTGGTCTTGCTGATGGGTTTGACGGACCTGGGGCTCGCCCGTTTGCTGGACGTACAAAAAGAATACCTTCAACTGCGCGGGGTGATGCACGGCCTCTGCATGGCACTGCTGCGTGGGCTGGGGGTAGACAACCGCCGTGCCGAACGCATCGTCCTTGACGCGATGATCAAGGTGATCGATTCGCCAGCGCTCATTTCAACAATTCAAAATCGGAACCGCAACGCGTTATAG
- a CDS encoding aromatic ring-hydroxylating dioxygenase subunit alpha encodes MSINRTQVDVESLVDVRNGIQAKKIFWDQEIYDLEIEQIFGKCWQFLTHDSLIPNPGDFTTGFMAEDEVFVMRQDDGSVKAFLNVCSHRGARLVAAEAGNARAFSCPYHGWSYSMDGALKVVPMEKELYRGALDKSQFGLREIRVESYRGLYYGNLDPQAPSLSDYLGDVKFYLDIWMEVNGGIELVGPPSRSLLNCNWKTPAENFVGDAYHVGWTHVASLMALGGELSSIGGMEAPPNEGLGMQVTSRFGHGFGVLWDTAPAVHAIGSDAGKLYREWFASRRPKMVEKLGAQVGRIYGSHLNGTIFPNNSYLLGTNSFKLWVPRGPHQIEVFTWTIVEKEMPSELKNAIVTGMNSTFGTAGMLESDDSDNMESMTQNNRGRATREGKLNSQLGLGFDKLDSVFPGVIGQSAIGETSYRGFYRAYKEILGADNWQTILDLDPDAWKRELTGQ; translated from the coding sequence ATGAGTATTAATCGTACCCAAGTCGACGTGGAATCGCTCGTCGACGTTAGAAACGGCATCCAAGCCAAGAAGATTTTTTGGGATCAAGAGATCTACGACCTTGAAATCGAACAGATTTTTGGAAAATGCTGGCAATTCCTCACCCATGACAGCTTGATCCCGAATCCAGGTGACTTCACCACCGGTTTTATGGCAGAAGATGAAGTGTTCGTCATGCGGCAGGACGATGGTTCTGTAAAAGCCTTCCTGAATGTGTGCTCTCACCGTGGCGCTCGGCTTGTAGCGGCGGAAGCGGGCAATGCACGCGCGTTCAGTTGCCCCTACCACGGCTGGTCTTACAGCATGGATGGCGCCCTGAAGGTAGTGCCAATGGAAAAAGAGTTATACCGTGGAGCGTTGGATAAATCGCAATTCGGCCTGCGTGAAATCCGCGTCGAGAGCTACCGCGGCCTTTATTACGGCAACCTCGACCCTCAAGCCCCTAGTCTCAGTGACTATTTGGGCGACGTGAAGTTTTATCTGGATATTTGGATGGAAGTCAACGGCGGCATCGAGTTGGTTGGCCCGCCGAGCCGTTCCTTACTAAACTGCAACTGGAAGACGCCGGCCGAAAACTTCGTCGGCGATGCCTATCACGTCGGGTGGACGCACGTTGCCTCGCTGATGGCACTTGGTGGCGAATTGTCGTCAATTGGCGGCATGGAGGCCCCGCCCAACGAGGGCCTCGGCATGCAGGTGACATCGCGATTCGGGCATGGCTTTGGTGTCCTTTGGGATACCGCCCCGGCTGTCCATGCGATTGGTTCCGACGCGGGCAAGCTCTACCGCGAATGGTTCGCCAGCAGGCGTCCCAAGATGGTGGAAAAACTGGGAGCACAAGTCGGTCGCATTTATGGCTCTCACCTCAATGGAACGATTTTCCCGAACAACTCGTATCTCTTGGGAACCAACTCCTTCAAGTTGTGGGTGCCACGCGGCCCGCATCAAATCGAAGTCTTCACCTGGACGATCGTGGAAAAGGAGATGCCCAGCGAACTGAAAAATGCCATTGTCACCGGCATGAATTCGACGTTCGGGACAGCTGGCATGCTTGAGTCCGACGACTCGGACAACATGGAAAGCATGACGCAAAACAACCGCGGGCGCGCGACCCGCGAAGGGAAGCTGAACTCACAACTCGGTCTCGGATTCGACAAGTTGGACAGTGTCTTTCCTGGCGTGATCGGCCAATCGGCCATTGGCGAAACCTCTTACCGGGGGTTTTACCGGGCCTATAAGGAAATCCTGGGGGCGGATAACTGGCAGACGATCCTCGATCTCGATCCGGACGCGTGGAAACGTGAGCTCACGGGCCAATAA
- a CDS encoding hemerythrin domain-containing protein, which produces MPTVAAFTWNDKFKLGYDPMDETHQEFVEIVNAMLSAPNADLLAHLDAFLVHGEEHFAQELAWMTETDFPSTACHADEHDAVMKSVREVRDLLEAGGDPATARKLAAELERWFPRHTDYLDSALAQWLVKKQTGGVPVVLRRNMRFEP; this is translated from the coding sequence ATGCCGACAGTTGCCGCTTTTACATGGAATGACAAGTTTAAGCTCGGTTATGACCCGATGGACGAAACGCATCAGGAATTCGTTGAAATCGTGAATGCAATGCTGTCTGCTCCCAATGCGGATCTGCTTGCGCACCTCGATGCTTTCCTGGTGCACGGCGAGGAGCATTTTGCGCAGGAACTCGCATGGATGACTGAAACCGACTTTCCCAGTACCGCGTGTCACGCCGATGAGCATGACGCGGTCATGAAGTCGGTGCGCGAGGTACGCGACCTGCTTGAAGCCGGCGGAGATCCGGCTACGGCCAGGAAGCTTGCAGCAGAACTAGAGCGGTGGTTTCCCCGACATACCGATTACCTTGATTCCGCACTGGCCCAATGGTTGGTAAAGAAACAGACCGGTGGGGTTCCGGTGGTGTTGCGGCGCAATATGAGGTTTGAGCCGTGA
- a CDS encoding aromatic-ring-hydroxylating dioxygenase subunit beta — MNELIPVRGAECEEIVSNLYREARLLDQEEYREWLKMVHADIQYQAFFQQLRYRKDKRYKLPDKVYTIDERHDFLVARIRQFETGMQWSVDPAERIRRFLSNVEVFKAADTGNYHVLLNVFVVRNRRVHDETTYSYGREEEWVRGEAGLQLLKRVVSLDQRFLHGKNLNFFL, encoded by the coding sequence ATGAATGAACTCATACCCGTGCGTGGAGCTGAATGCGAAGAAATCGTCAGCAATCTCTACAGAGAAGCCCGGCTGCTCGATCAGGAAGAATATCGGGAGTGGCTGAAAATGGTCCATGCCGATATCCAGTACCAGGCATTCTTCCAGCAACTGCGGTATCGCAAGGACAAACGATACAAGCTGCCCGACAAGGTTTACACGATTGACGAGCGTCATGACTTCCTCGTTGCACGCATCAGGCAATTTGAAACGGGCATGCAATGGTCCGTTGACCCAGCCGAACGGATCCGGAGGTTCTTGTCAAACGTCGAGGTGTTCAAGGCCGCAGATACTGGCAACTACCATGTTTTGCTCAACGTCTTCGTCGTGCGTAACCGGCGTGTTCACGATGAGACCACCTATTCCTATGGCCGCGAGGAAGAGTGGGTCCGCGGTGAAGCGGGGTTGCAACTTCTCAAGAGGGTGGTCAGTCTCGATCAGCGCTTCCTTCACGGCAAGAATTTGAACTTCTTCCTGTGA
- a CDS encoding 2-hydroxychromene-2-carboxylate isomerase, which yields MLDFYFDFVSPFSYLANIRLAGIVQRYDIAVSYRPIEIGAAKRAIGNVGPSNRDMPVKLSHLSKDLQRWAQRYGAPLEFPPSFDARRLNTGFFYAAGKGRQAEYVSRAFHLTWGLGQAFGDEKVLREVASGWNVDEFIRYTDSEDGAHAYKKSTDEGIARQVFGVPMVVIGEEMWWGNDRLDFVAEYLESRKSN from the coding sequence ATGCTGGATTTTTATTTTGATTTCGTCAGTCCGTTCTCCTATCTCGCCAACATTCGGTTGGCCGGGATTGTGCAGCGCTATGACATTGCGGTTTCTTACAGGCCGATTGAAATTGGAGCTGCCAAACGCGCGATTGGCAATGTGGGACCGTCGAACCGGGATATGCCTGTCAAGTTATCGCACCTGTCGAAGGATCTGCAGCGCTGGGCGCAACGGTATGGGGCGCCGCTCGAGTTCCCTCCAAGCTTCGACGCCCGGCGTTTGAACACCGGCTTCTTCTATGCTGCGGGAAAAGGTCGCCAGGCCGAGTACGTCAGCCGCGCTTTTCACCTGACCTGGGGGCTGGGGCAAGCGTTTGGCGATGAGAAGGTGTTGCGGGAGGTCGCTTCCGGCTGGAATGTCGATGAGTTCATACGGTACACAGATTCAGAGGACGGCGCGCATGCATACAAGAAGTCGACCGACGAAGGCATTGCTCGCCAGGTCTTCGGCGTTCCAATGGTGGTGATCGGAGAAGAAATGTGGTGGGGAAATGACCGCCTGGACTTCGTCGCTGAATATCTGGAATCGCGGAAGTCGAACTGA
- a CDS encoding dihydrodipicolinate synthase family protein gives MKMSPSDIRGVFGIMPTPATEDASQWQTRQSVNLAETEKMVRLLGAAKIDMLATTGTFGEGATLTWAETQLFIDCVVHANKRALPLFAGVTTLNTRDTIERARVLMDIGVDGLFVGRPMWLAMDAKAIVRYYQDIAAALPGVPIVAYDNPVAFKGKISTEAYLELAKIPEVIASKHTGGPALAEDMRAVGEKMRILPLATAWLAAAEQLPALALAAWSGSVACAPTVNMLLSQAILAQDWARARELSDKCQWAESAMFVGGDLAAFMDYSIQIAHLRFAAAGLVTPGPPRPPYLELPDHYRDGAIECGRRWNQLESEFASDLPLAPIHLEERL, from the coding sequence ATGAAAATGAGCCCTTCCGATATCCGCGGTGTCTTCGGCATCATGCCAACGCCCGCGACCGAGGACGCCAGCCAGTGGCAAACGCGACAATCCGTCAACCTCGCGGAAACCGAGAAGATGGTGCGTTTGCTGGGCGCGGCCAAGATCGACATGCTGGCGACGACCGGCACCTTCGGTGAAGGTGCGACGCTGACCTGGGCGGAAACGCAGCTGTTTATCGACTGCGTGGTGCACGCCAACAAACGCGCGCTTCCCTTGTTCGCCGGTGTGACAACGCTGAATACGCGCGACACGATCGAGCGTGCCCGGGTGTTGATGGACATCGGTGTCGACGGCCTGTTCGTCGGTCGCCCGATGTGGTTGGCGATGGATGCCAAGGCGATCGTCCGCTATTACCAGGACATTGCTGCCGCGCTCCCTGGCGTGCCGATTGTTGCCTACGACAACCCGGTCGCATTCAAAGGGAAAATTTCCACTGAAGCCTACCTGGAGCTGGCAAAGATCCCAGAGGTGATCGCTTCCAAGCACACCGGTGGGCCTGCACTGGCCGAAGACATGCGTGCCGTGGGGGAGAAGATGCGGATATTGCCCTTGGCGACCGCCTGGCTGGCAGCCGCCGAACAATTGCCCGCGCTTGCCCTTGCCGCCTGGTCTGGCAGCGTGGCGTGCGCACCGACGGTAAACATGTTGCTGTCGCAAGCCATCCTGGCCCAGGATTGGGCGCGCGCCAGAGAGCTTTCAGACAAGTGCCAATGGGCTGAGTCCGCCATGTTTGTAGGCGGGGACCTGGCGGCCTTCATGGATTACAGCATCCAGATCGCGCATCTTCGCTTTGCAGCAGCTGGCCTGGTCACCCCGGGCCCTCCGCGGCCGCCCTATCTCGAGTTGCCGGATCACTACCGCGACGGTGCGATCGAGTGCGGCCGGCGCTGGAATCAGCTCGAGAGCGAATTCGCATCTGACCTTCCCCTAGCTCCCATCCACCTCGAAGAAAGGTTATAA
- the hcaB gene encoding 3-(cis-5,6-dihydroxycyclohexa-1,3-dien-1-yl)propanoate dehydrogenase has product MGWLDGQSILLTGGAAGLGRELVNRLVTEGANVTVLDRNAAGLDALVDTFKGRVAGVVGDVRNLADNRKAVDLAVERFGKLDTFIGNAGIWDYSVPLVDLPDEAISEAFDEVIGINLKGYLMGIKAAAPALVRSRGSVILTLSNSAFYAGGGGVLYTSAKHAVVGLIKQAAHELAPYVRVNGVAPGGIASDLRGPKALGMEEKSLSSISLADFVKDIAPIGRLSDTEEYTGSYVYLASGRNSAPATGVIINCDGGLGVRSALGPANGGKDLLEKFGG; this is encoded by the coding sequence ATGGGCTGGCTAGACGGACAAAGCATATTGTTGACAGGTGGTGCCGCAGGTCTCGGGCGAGAGCTCGTCAACAGGCTGGTAACGGAAGGCGCCAATGTCACCGTGTTGGACCGGAATGCGGCAGGGCTTGACGCCCTCGTCGACACGTTCAAAGGGCGGGTCGCGGGCGTGGTCGGCGACGTGCGCAACCTGGCCGATAACCGCAAGGCCGTCGACCTGGCGGTGGAGCGCTTCGGTAAGCTCGATACGTTCATCGGCAACGCCGGCATCTGGGACTATTCGGTGCCCCTGGTCGACCTGCCGGACGAGGCCATCAGCGAAGCCTTTGACGAGGTCATCGGAATCAACCTGAAGGGCTACCTGATGGGCATTAAAGCGGCGGCTCCAGCGTTAGTGCGCTCGCGCGGGTCCGTTATCTTGACACTGTCCAACTCGGCTTTTTATGCAGGCGGCGGCGGCGTGCTGTATACCTCGGCCAAGCACGCAGTGGTGGGCCTGATCAAGCAGGCAGCGCATGAGTTGGCCCCCTATGTACGCGTCAACGGTGTGGCTCCTGGCGGGATTGCTTCCGATTTGCGTGGGCCGAAAGCGCTGGGCATGGAGGAGAAGTCCCTGAGCTCGATATCCCTGGCCGACTTCGTCAAGGACATTGCTCCGATCGGCAGGCTCTCCGATACCGAGGAGTACACCGGTTCGTATGTCTACCTGGCTTCTGGCCGCAACTCGGCCCCGGCAACCGGCGTGATCATCAACTGCGATGGTGGCCTGGGCGTGCGCAGCGCCCTTGGTCCTGCCAATGGTGGCAAGGACCTATTGGAAAAGTTCGGCGGCTGA